TTCCATATCACCAACAACTCCTAACAAGCCTAATGATCCCCATAATGGGTACAAAATATGAATATATTCTATAGGCTATCACACATTTTCACCATAATCATAAGATAAAGAAAACTCACTTGTAATGCATTTTTTAGAGGAGGATCACAATGAAAAAAACGTGGATAAAATGGGTGTCATTATTACTATCTGCCATCGTTATTTTTTCTTTAGCAGCCTGTAACCAACAAACGGAGAAAAAAGAAAAAAGGCAAAAAATACGGGTTGCCGAAGTAACGAGATCCATATTTTATGCCCCACAATACATTGCAGTGGAAAAAGGATTTTTTGAAGAAGAAGGATTAGATGTGGAAATCAAGACGACTTGGGGTGGAGATAAAACGATGACAGCCCTATTATCAAATGGTGCCGATATCGCCTTAGTTGGATCAGAAACATCTGTATATGTATATGCACGTGGCGCTAATGACCCCATCGTTAATTTCGCACAGCTCACTCAAACAGATGGAACATTCCTTGTAGCCAGAGAAAAAGTAGAAAATTTTAACTGGGATCAATTAAAAGGTGCAGACTTTTTAGGACAACGAAAAGGTGGAATGCCACAGATGGTTGGGGAGTATGTCTTAAAGCAACATCAAATTGATCCAAAAAATGATGTAAACCTCATCCAAAATGTTGACTTTGCCAATATTGCGAATGCCTTTGCCTCTGGAACCGGTGATTATGTCCAGCTATTCGAACCTACTGCATCTATTTTTGAAAAAGAAGGGAAAGGACAGATTGTTGCCTCATTTGGAGAAGAATCCGGTACTGTTCCATACACCACTTTTATGACAAAGAACAGCTATCTAAAGGAAAAAACTGAGACCATTGAGAAATTTACAAGGGCCATCTACAAAGCACAGCAATGGTTAAATACCCATAGCACAAAAGAAGCCGCCAAAGTCATCCAGCCTTATTTTGAAGATACAGAAATTGAAATCATCGAAACAGTGATCGATCGGTATAAAAACCAACATTCCTTCGCTACCGATCCCATATTAGATGAGAAAGAATGGAATCAGCTCATCCATATTATGAAAGAAGCAGGAGAACTCCCAAGTCAAGTCGATTACAAAACATTAGTTGACACAAGCATCGCGGAAAAAATTGTGAAATAAAGCTCTAGATCCATACGTGCTTTTATCCGCATCAGTCATGAAGCCTTGAAGTGCAAATATCTCGGGTTCTAGCGCATATATTCGTGGGAAATGTGCATAACTCTCAATTTGTAATGCATAACCTTTTGGGAAATACGCAAAAAGCATTCAGCCACATCTAGAAAAAGGAAGGAAATAAATGATAAAGGAGGACCTTCGATGGGTTTTGTTGAAATTGACTCCATCTCGCACACTTATTTTACTCCTACGACAGCCAATAATGCTTTAAAAAATATTCATTTTACCATCGAGAAGGGAGAATTCATTTCGCTCATTGGACCAAGTGGTTGCGGGAAAACCACTTTATTGTCCATTGTGGCAGGTCTCCTCTCCCCTACCAATGGGAAAATTCTCATAGAAGGGAAAAATCCCAATCAGTTAAAAAGCCTGATCGGTTATATGCTTCAGCAAGATTATCTATTTCCATGGAAATCGATTGAAGAAAATATTTTCTTAGGCCTGAAAGTCATGAATCTTTTAAATGAGGAAACAAAACAAAAAGCAATTCATTTGTTAGAAGTGATGGGATTACAAGGGGTGGAAAAACAATCTCCTAGACAATTATCTGGAGGAATGCGGCAGCGAGTCGCTCTCGTTAGAACATTGGCTGTGAATCCGAAACTATTATTATTAGATGAACCCTTTTCCGCTTTAGATTATCAAACAAAGTTAAAATTAGAAGATTTAGTGTTTACTACTCTTAAATCTTTTCATAAAACAGCCCTTCTCGTCACACATGATATTGGAGAGGCTATCTGTATGAGTGATCGAATTATCATGCTTTCCAGAAGTCCAGGAAGCATTCATAGAATCTTTAAAGTACCAAAAGAATTGCGGGAACTTTCACCTTTCGAGGCAAGAAACCATTCACAATTCCCCGATTTTTTTCAACAAATATGGAAGGAGTTGGAGTTACTTGAACACAAATAACAAAATCAAACTCCTCCATGATCAGTATATAAGTCAAATAAAAAAAGAGAAGCGATTTGTGATTTTTTATCAACTGCTCATCTTTGCCGCCTTCTTCTCACTTTGGGAAATGGCTAGCTACTTTCAGTGGATTGACCCATTAATATTTAGCTCACCAAGTCAAATCTGGCAATTATTTATTAACAAAATCATGGATGGTTCCTTAA
This DNA window, taken from Oikeobacillus pervagus, encodes the following:
- a CDS encoding ABC transporter substrate-binding protein — encoded protein: MKKTWIKWVSLLLSAIVIFSLAACNQQTEKKEKRQKIRVAEVTRSIFYAPQYIAVEKGFFEEEGLDVEIKTTWGGDKTMTALLSNGADIALVGSETSVYVYARGANDPIVNFAQLTQTDGTFLVAREKVENFNWDQLKGADFLGQRKGGMPQMVGEYVLKQHQIDPKNDVNLIQNVDFANIANAFASGTGDYVQLFEPTASIFEKEGKGQIVASFGEESGTVPYTTFMTKNSYLKEKTETIEKFTRAIYKAQQWLNTHSTKEAAKVIQPYFEDTEIEIIETVIDRYKNQHSFATDPILDEKEWNQLIHIMKEAGELPSQVDYKTLVDTSIAEKIVK
- a CDS encoding ABC transporter ATP-binding protein yields the protein MGFVEIDSISHTYFTPTTANNALKNIHFTIEKGEFISLIGPSGCGKTTLLSIVAGLLSPTNGKILIEGKNPNQLKSLIGYMLQQDYLFPWKSIEENIFLGLKVMNLLNEETKQKAIHLLEVMGLQGVEKQSPRQLSGGMRQRVALVRTLAVNPKLLLLDEPFSALDYQTKLKLEDLVFTTLKSFHKTALLVTHDIGEAICMSDRIIMLSRSPGSIHRIFKVPKELRELSPFEARNHSQFPDFFQQIWKELELLEHK